In one window of Anaerobacillus alkaliphilus DNA:
- a CDS encoding PRD domain-containing protein gives MRIDRILNNNAVVILDGSKEKIVMGSGIAFQKRKNDIIPKHKVEKVFILSGQSSEKFQQLLATLPEKHIELAEKVIDYAEGYLQEPLHDHIHIALTDHLSFALERVEQGFTIQNKLTNEIKLLYKKEFEIGQWAKSEIKNELGLDIPDDEVAHIALHIHTAKIGGKSMGETIQKAEVLSDFVSKVEEKLNTKIDEASIAYQRLVTHVRFALARVEEAIPFEPIDPDMAKFIQEKYGTAYQYSEEILEFIKNEYGLEFPPSEIAYITLHLQRLL, from the coding sequence ATGCGTATAGATCGTATTTTAAATAATAACGCGGTTGTGATCCTAGATGGTTCGAAAGAAAAAATTGTAATGGGGAGCGGAATCGCGTTTCAAAAACGGAAGAACGACATTATTCCAAAACATAAAGTTGAAAAGGTATTTATTCTATCTGGACAATCTTCTGAAAAATTTCAACAGTTGCTTGCTACGTTACCGGAAAAACATATTGAATTAGCAGAAAAGGTGATTGATTATGCAGAAGGCTATTTACAAGAGCCTTTACATGATCACATCCATATCGCTCTTACGGATCATTTATCATTTGCTCTAGAGAGAGTTGAACAGGGATTTACGATCCAAAATAAACTTACGAATGAAATAAAATTATTATATAAAAAAGAGTTTGAAATCGGCCAATGGGCAAAAAGTGAAATTAAGAACGAACTGGGTCTTGATATTCCTGACGATGAAGTCGCTCATATTGCGCTCCATATTCATACGGCAAAAATTGGTGGCAAATCAATGGGGGAAACGATACAAAAGGCAGAGGTTTTAAGTGATTTCGTTAGTAAGGTCGAAGAAAAGCTAAACACAAAAATAGATGAAGCTAGTATCGCATATCAGCGATTAGTTACACATGTGCGTTTTGCTCTTGCTAGAGTCGAAGAGGCTATTCCGTTTGAACCAATTGATCCAGACATGGCGAAGTTTATTCAGGAAAAGTATGGGACGGCTTATCAATACTCAGAGGAAATTCTAGAATTTATAAAGAATGAGTATGGATTAGAGTTTCCGCCTTCTGAAATTGCTTATATTACCCTTCACTTGCAAAGGTTGTTATAA
- a CDS encoding zinc-binding dehydrogenase, whose protein sequence is MKAVVHVGKLGFDGLTYRDMEMPQPKAGEVRIKLKTTGLNHRDLFVLNRHTPTEPPLIIGSDGAGIIDSIGEGVSNVQVGDEVMINPGLGWKETSDAPPPGFEIVGHPFHGTFAEYVVIPAENVIEKPQYLTWEEAGVLSLAALTAYRVLFTRGRIQPNMKVLIPGIGSGVATFLLQFAKAVGATVIVTSRSQDKCAKALELGADKAIDSNEDWNQALCGEKMDLVIECVGAATFNKSLDQLRTGGTIVTFGASAGDVMQLNLRQFFYGQFNLLGSTMGSAEEYKEMIKFIETHNIKPVIDSMYTLDQFSQAFHRMETATQLGKIGFTIS, encoded by the coding sequence ATGAAGGCAGTTGTTCATGTAGGCAAATTAGGTTTTGACGGACTAACTTATCGTGATATGGAAATGCCGCAGCCAAAAGCAGGCGAGGTAAGGATAAAACTTAAGACTACAGGACTTAATCACCGTGATTTGTTTGTTCTTAATCGACACACCCCAACGGAACCACCATTAATTATAGGATCAGATGGCGCTGGAATCATTGACTCCATAGGTGAAGGAGTGTCAAATGTTCAAGTCGGGGATGAAGTGATGATTAATCCAGGTCTTGGATGGAAGGAAACAAGTGACGCACCGCCACCAGGATTTGAAATTGTTGGACATCCTTTTCATGGGACATTTGCGGAGTACGTAGTTATACCGGCTGAAAATGTCATAGAGAAACCACAGTATTTAACCTGGGAGGAAGCGGGTGTATTGTCACTTGCAGCTCTTACTGCTTATCGTGTATTGTTTACGAGGGGGCGTATCCAACCTAATATGAAGGTTCTTATACCGGGAATTGGCAGTGGTGTTGCGACGTTTTTACTACAATTTGCCAAAGCAGTCGGGGCAACCGTAATTGTAACTTCTAGGTCTCAAGACAAATGTGCAAAAGCTCTTGAATTAGGTGCTGACAAGGCTATTGACAGTAACGAAGATTGGAATCAGGCACTTTGCGGTGAAAAGATGGATCTCGTGATAGAATGTGTTGGTGCAGCAACGTTCAACAAGTCTCTCGATCAGCTGCGAACTGGAGGGACTATTGTAACTTTTGGTGCGTCTGCCGGGGATGTAATGCAACTAAACCTTCGTCAATTCTTCTATGGACAGTTTAATTTGCTTGGATCAACAATGGGAAGTGCAGAAGAATACAAAGAGATGATCAAGTTTATTGAAACACATAACATTAAGCCGGTGATTGACTCCATGTATACATTAGATCAATTCTCTCAAGCGTTCCATCGTATGGAAACGGCGACTCAGTTGGGGAAAATAGGATTTACTATTAGTTAA
- a CDS encoding sucrose-specific PTS transporter subunit IIBC, producing the protein MKHQEIAEKLITLLGGKENVISAAHCATRLRLVIDDESKIDKEAIEELDEVKGAFSTSGQFQIIFGTGTVNKVFTHFAPLAGVVSETEEEAGKKISHNEAAKKKLNPFARFARTLSNIFVPIIPAIVAAGMLMGLLGLMRTYNWVDPESGLFIMLDMFSSAAFIILPILIGFSAAKEFGGTPYLGAVIGGIMTHPALLNPWGLANAEPATLDFLGFGVEMLGYQGTVIPVLLTVYMMSLIEKALRKVVPNMVDLLVTPFLTVIFTGFIAMLVVGPLGRALGNGLTTTLDFLYHTVGPFAGLIFGGLYSTIVLTGVHHSFHAIEAELLIAVGGNFLLPIWAMANVAQGGATLAVFFKTRNKKMKGIALPAAVSAFLGITEPAIFGVNLRYRRPFIAAAIGGGLGGFYVVFTQVMANGIGLTGIPMFAIAQDPLNYGIGFLIAVVTAFVGAWVLGWKE; encoded by the coding sequence ATGAAACACCAAGAAATAGCTGAAAAACTTATTACCCTACTAGGTGGAAAGGAAAATGTGATTAGTGCAGCACACTGTGCAACAAGGCTTCGTCTCGTAATTGACGATGAAAGCAAAATTGACAAAGAAGCAATTGAAGAATTAGATGAGGTAAAAGGTGCGTTTTCAACATCAGGACAGTTTCAGATTATTTTTGGAACAGGTACTGTAAACAAAGTATTTACCCATTTTGCTCCATTAGCTGGAGTCGTTTCTGAAACAGAAGAAGAGGCTGGAAAGAAGATTTCTCACAATGAAGCAGCAAAAAAGAAATTAAATCCATTTGCCCGGTTTGCTAGAACACTTTCTAATATTTTTGTACCAATTATCCCAGCGATTGTAGCAGCAGGTATGTTGATGGGTCTGCTTGGCTTAATGCGTACCTACAACTGGGTTGATCCTGAAAGTGGATTGTTTATTATGTTAGATATGTTCTCTTCAGCGGCTTTTATTATCTTGCCAATTTTAATCGGATTTAGTGCCGCAAAAGAATTTGGTGGTACACCATATTTAGGTGCAGTTATCGGGGGAATTATGACTCACCCGGCATTACTAAATCCGTGGGGTCTTGCCAATGCGGAACCTGCTACCCTAGACTTCCTGGGCTTTGGTGTAGAAATGCTTGGTTACCAAGGGACGGTTATTCCAGTTTTATTAACGGTTTATATGATGTCGCTCATTGAAAAGGCATTACGCAAGGTTGTCCCTAATATGGTAGATTTGCTCGTTACGCCATTTTTAACTGTGATTTTTACAGGTTTCATTGCGATGTTAGTTGTTGGTCCACTAGGAAGGGCCTTAGGTAATGGATTAACTACTACATTAGATTTTCTTTATCATACAGTAGGACCATTTGCTGGTTTAATCTTTGGCGGATTATATTCGACGATTGTATTAACTGGGGTACACCATAGCTTCCATGCAATTGAAGCAGAATTGCTAATTGCTGTCGGAGGTAACTTCTTACTACCGATTTGGGCGATGGCAAACGTAGCGCAAGGTGGAGCTACTTTAGCTGTATTTTTCAAAACGAGAAACAAGAAGATGAAGGGAATTGCCCTTCCTGCTGCTGTATCAGCATTTTTGGGTATTACAGAACCGGCAATCTTCGGAGTAAACTTAAGGTATCGACGTCCATTTATCGCTGCAGCTATCGGTGGTGGGTTAGGTGGCTTTTACGTTGTATTTACTCAAGTGATGGCAAACGGTATTGGTCTAACTGGTATTCCGATGTTTGCGATTGCCCAAGACCCCCTTAACTATGGTATTGGTTTCCTTATTGCCGTGGTAACTGCCTTTGTTGGAGCGTGGGTTTTAGGATGGAAGGAATAA
- a CDS encoding TetR/AcrR family transcriptional regulator, translating to MPPKKKFTREQIIDAAFEIAKKEGLGSITIRKIANALGSSIAPIYVNFNDVDELLEGVMLKIHELTQNILLEQNTGYPFLDIGIASLKFAKEYDVLFKDLVFQKNDQFDVDMEEQLVELMKTDPDLKGFSTDELKDILLKLKIFQTGLSLMVANGLLSNKTDEQLIEMLMSMGNDVIVAKRQSKGVE from the coding sequence ATGCCACCAAAAAAGAAATTTACCAGAGAACAAATTATTGATGCAGCTTTTGAAATAGCTAAGAAGGAAGGGCTAGGAAGTATAACAATTAGAAAGATAGCGAATGCGTTGGGCAGTTCGATTGCTCCTATTTATGTTAATTTCAACGATGTTGATGAACTACTTGAAGGTGTCATGTTGAAAATTCACGAGCTAACTCAAAATATTCTACTTGAACAAAATACTGGGTATCCATTTTTAGATATTGGGATTGCTAGTTTGAAATTTGCCAAGGAATACGATGTTTTGTTCAAAGACTTAGTGTTTCAAAAGAATGATCAATTTGATGTAGATATGGAGGAACAGCTAGTTGAACTCATGAAGACTGATCCCGATTTAAAAGGTTTTTCGACTGATGAGCTCAAGGATATTTTATTAAAATTGAAAATCTTTCAAACTGGTTTATCTTTAATGGTTGCTAACGGTTTATTATCAAATAAAACCGATGAACAATTGATTGAAATGCTAATGAGTATGGGGAACGATGTTATTGTAGCCAAAAGACAATCAAAGGGAGTGGAATAG
- a CDS encoding aminoimidazole riboside kinase produces the protein MKKGILALGEALIDFIPLDDDNITYQKSPGGAPANVAVGVALLGAKSTFLGKVGDDVLGKFLKETLQGYGVRTNQMLLTKDVRTGVVFVTNGEDGERSFDFYINPSADRFLQSEEIDDQDFQSHKILHFGSISMIDSPSKEATHHAVKLAKQHGMLVSYDPNLRLGLWDSEEQARETIISMLGEADLLKLSEVELEFLTGEKDIEKGTKMLEKYEIPLILITLGGEGSYVFTSEGSGHVPVMKVKAIDTTGAGDAFVSGMLYSLNEYNGDIKNLSLNEAMEMAKFASVSGALAASTKGAMTALPTIEEVRKYLKNLGVS, from the coding sequence ATGAAAAAAGGTATTCTAGCTCTTGGAGAAGCGTTAATTGACTTTATTCCGTTGGATGACGACAATATAACTTATCAAAAAAGTCCTGGTGGCGCACCTGCAAATGTTGCCGTAGGTGTTGCTCTTCTAGGAGCAAAATCAACGTTTTTAGGTAAAGTTGGAGATGATGTGTTAGGGAAATTTTTAAAAGAGACCCTTCAGGGTTATGGTGTGCGTACAAACCAAATGTTACTGACGAAAGACGTTCGTACTGGTGTTGTCTTTGTTACCAATGGGGAAGATGGTGAACGTAGTTTTGACTTCTATATTAACCCAAGCGCAGACCGATTTCTTCAGTCGGAGGAAATCGATGATCAAGACTTTCAAAGCCATAAAATCTTGCACTTTGGTTCGATATCCATGATTGATAGTCCCTCTAAGGAGGCAACTCATCATGCAGTAAAGCTAGCAAAACAACATGGAATGCTTGTATCCTATGATCCAAACCTTCGTTTAGGACTTTGGGATTCGGAGGAACAAGCGAGAGAAACAATCATCAGTATGCTAGGAGAAGCTGATCTGTTAAAGCTTTCTGAAGTAGAATTGGAGTTTCTTACAGGTGAGAAGGATATAGAAAAAGGAACGAAGATGCTAGAAAAGTACGAAATTCCTTTAATTCTCATTACCCTTGGTGGAGAAGGTAGTTACGTCTTTACATCTGAAGGCTCCGGACATGTTCCAGTAATGAAAGTAAAGGCAATTGATACTACCGGCGCTGGTGATGCCTTTGTTTCAGGAATGCTTTATTCTTTAAATGAGTATAACGGTGATATTAAAAACCTATCTTTGAACGAAGCAATGGAAATGGCAAAATTCGCTTCAGTATCTGGAGCTTTGGCTGCATCTACCAAGGGAGCGATGACGGCTCTGCCAACAATTGAAGAAGTCAGAAAATACCTGAAAAATTTAGGAGTGTCTTAG
- a CDS encoding SDR family oxidoreductase has product MQERVVIITGANSGIGKASAFRFAEEGYTVIMACRNVKVSRPVQQEIVESTNNARVELLELDVSCLSSIQSFCEEFQSRFEKLDILIHNAAYFNHGASYQVSVDGVELTFATNVVGPYYLTHLLLDHLKKSDDPRILHAGSNIIKHFFDPKKSIDFSNLQGENNDPKFSVYKMYCQSKMALMMLTFKQAEEFKNAGIKVNALQINGAKMSKETLMKVTPGYRVVARLQNLFFRPTTYMADKYYEICTSERFRDVTGKLFNDELELMEPASETPKGILQDVKQLVGKSLYPAYAKNDTVINQVYELCRELTVMKGDVRIG; this is encoded by the coding sequence ATGCAAGAGCGTGTTGTGATCATAACAGGAGCTAATTCAGGAATTGGGAAAGCTAGTGCATTTAGATTTGCAGAAGAAGGCTATACCGTCATTATGGCCTGCCGAAACGTCAAAGTTAGTCGTCCAGTTCAGCAGGAAATTGTTGAGAGTACGAATAATGCCAGAGTTGAATTGCTAGAGCTTGATGTTTCTTGCCTTTCTTCGATTCAATCATTCTGCGAAGAGTTTCAATCACGCTTTGAAAAACTAGACATTCTCATTCATAATGCTGCTTATTTTAATCACGGGGCAAGTTACCAAGTAAGTGTTGACGGCGTTGAGTTAACGTTTGCAACAAATGTGGTTGGCCCTTACTATTTGACACATCTGTTACTTGATCATCTAAAAAAGTCGGATGACCCGAGAATCCTCCATGCAGGCAGTAACATTATTAAACACTTCTTTGATCCGAAAAAATCGATTGATTTCTCTAATTTGCAAGGCGAAAATAATGATCCAAAGTTCTCAGTCTATAAAATGTATTGTCAATCAAAAATGGCACTAATGATGCTTACCTTCAAACAAGCGGAAGAATTTAAAAACGCTGGAATTAAGGTGAATGCTCTCCAAATTAACGGAGCAAAAATGTCAAAGGAAACGCTAATGAAGGTGACACCAGGTTATCGAGTAGTTGCGAGATTACAAAATCTCTTCTTTCGCCCAACAACGTATATGGCCGACAAATACTATGAGATTTGCACGTCAGAACGGTTTCGTGATGTAACAGGCAAATTATTTAATGACGAGCTTGAATTGATGGAACCTGCATCTGAAACACCCAAGGGTATTTTGCAAGATGTTAAACAACTGGTAGGTAAAAGCTTATATCCTGCATATGCGAAAAATGATACTGTGATTAATCAGGTCTATGAATTATGTCGTGAACTAACTGTGATGAAAGGGGATGTCAGAATAGGCTAG
- a CDS encoding glycoside hydrolase family 32 protein, giving the protein MTNTDSHLRIKAYEEVEKHKEIVNQDPYRLHYHIMPPVGLLNDPNGFIHYKGKYHLFYQWMPFKTGHGAKFWGHVSTEDFVHWTEEEIALTPSEWYEKNGCYSGSAIEHNGKMYVFYTGNVKDEKGNRETYQCLAVSEDGVYFEKLGPVVTLPQEYTPHFRDPKVWEQDDTFYMVVGAQTLEKKGAVALLSSKNLTDWKYEGDLAGGGKGSLSDFGYMFECPDFFPLGEKDILIISPQGLCADGMKYRNVYQSGYVIGKFDRKNKTYEHGQFEELDRGFDFYAPQTTEDDQGRRLLFAWMSVPDQNEQDHPTVDYRWLHNMTIPRELMLVGEKLYQVPVKELEELRNGGYYSQEMTLNNEITEIEGINGKAIELKMKDILLQQGWFEMSIHGAARMVFSNGVFTLERKSYVDGTVENRQCLLDRLHSLHIYIDTSSIEIFINEGEEVFTTRFYPSKSEPSITFGASKTCSFTIEKWDLKKVF; this is encoded by the coding sequence ATGACCAATACAGATAGTCATTTGCGGATCAAAGCTTATGAAGAAGTGGAAAAGCATAAGGAAATTGTAAATCAGGATCCCTATCGACTTCACTATCACATTATGCCTCCTGTCGGTTTGTTGAATGATCCGAACGGTTTTATTCACTATAAGGGAAAATATCATCTTTTTTATCAGTGGATGCCATTTAAAACCGGGCACGGAGCAAAGTTTTGGGGACATGTGTCAACGGAAGATTTTGTTCATTGGACAGAGGAGGAGATTGCTCTAACGCCTTCTGAATGGTATGAAAAAAACGGTTGTTATTCCGGTAGTGCAATTGAGCATAACGGAAAAATGTATGTCTTTTACACAGGGAACGTGAAGGACGAAAAGGGTAATCGTGAGACATACCAATGCCTAGCTGTGTCCGAAGATGGTGTTTACTTTGAGAAATTGGGTCCTGTTGTTACGCTTCCACAAGAGTACACCCCTCATTTTCGCGATCCAAAGGTTTGGGAGCAGGATGATACATTTTATATGGTAGTAGGAGCTCAAACCCTCGAAAAAAAAGGGGCTGTCGCTCTTTTATCATCGAAAAACCTTACAGATTGGAAATACGAAGGTGATCTAGCTGGCGGAGGGAAAGGTAGCTTAAGTGACTTTGGTTATATGTTCGAATGTCCTGATTTCTTCCCTTTAGGTGAGAAAGATATCCTGATTATCTCACCCCAGGGTCTTTGTGCTGATGGTATGAAATACAGAAATGTCTATCAGTCTGGTTACGTGATTGGCAAATTTGATCGAAAGAATAAAACGTATGAACATGGTCAATTTGAGGAGTTAGACAGAGGGTTTGACTTTTATGCACCTCAAACAACCGAGGATGATCAAGGCAGAAGACTATTATTTGCCTGGATGAGTGTACCAGATCAAAATGAACAGGACCACCCAACAGTAGATTACCGGTGGCTGCATAATATGACAATTCCAAGGGAGTTAATGCTAGTAGGAGAAAAACTCTATCAAGTTCCTGTTAAGGAGTTGGAAGAACTTCGTAATGGAGGTTACTACTCTCAAGAGATGACATTAAATAATGAGATAACGGAAATTGAAGGTATAAACGGAAAAGCGATTGAATTAAAGATGAAAGATATTCTCTTACAACAAGGTTGGTTCGAGATGTCTATCCATGGGGCAGCAAGAATGGTTTTTTCGAACGGGGTATTTACACTCGAACGGAAAAGCTATGTGGATGGGACTGTAGAAAACCGTCAATGTCTCTTGGACCGATTACATTCATTGCACATCTATATTGACACGTCGTCGATTGAAATTTTTATTAATGAAGGTGAAGAAGTCTTTACTACTAGGTTTTATCCTTCAAAGTCTGAGCCATCAATTACATTCGGTGCATCAAAGACATGTTCGTTTACGATTGAGAAATGGGATCTTAAAAAAGTATTTTAG
- a CDS encoding class I SAM-dependent methyltransferase → MLTNTEEYDDPILYDKENEAYLPELPLLVKWAEKSNGTIIDIACGTGRVTIPLAKRGYNLIGIDVHKGMLDEAKKKSAALDLSIEWKEQDCTNFHLEMKSKFIFSVGNSFQHFLTNEAQDGLLSSVNKHLEMDGVFIFGTRFPSADELLQPSTEEYWRTYTDQDTGDIVDVYTISNYDSLNQIQHYTTIRKYKNTDRQIVNEKRTNISLRYVYPKEIERMLKMHGFEIVNKYRDWDENPLTNDSYQMIYVCRKVG, encoded by the coding sequence ATGTTGACTAACACTGAAGAATATGATGACCCAATTTTATACGATAAAGAAAACGAAGCGTATTTGCCAGAACTACCTCTCTTAGTAAAATGGGCAGAGAAGTCAAATGGAACGATCATAGACATAGCCTGTGGTACTGGTAGAGTGACGATACCGCTAGCGAAAAGAGGGTACAACCTTATTGGAATAGATGTACATAAGGGAATGCTAGACGAAGCGAAAAAGAAATCAGCAGCTCTCGATCTCTCTATAGAATGGAAAGAACAAGACTGTACAAACTTCCATTTAGAGATGAAAAGTAAGTTTATTTTTTCGGTTGGAAATTCCTTTCAACACTTTTTAACAAATGAAGCCCAAGATGGTTTACTTTCATCAGTGAACAAGCACTTAGAAATGGATGGCGTATTTATATTCGGAACTAGATTTCCAAGTGCTGATGAGTTACTCCAGCCGAGTACTGAAGAGTATTGGAGAACGTATACTGATCAAGATACCGGAGATATAGTAGATGTTTATACGATCAGTAACTATGATTCTCTAAACCAAATTCAACACTATACGACGATCAGAAAGTATAAAAACACAGACAGGCAAATTGTTAATGAAAAGAGGACAAACATTAGTTTGCGCTATGTTTATCCGAAAGAAATAGAACGAATGTTGAAAATGCACGGATTTGAAATCGTTAATAAATATCGTGATTGGGATGAAAATCCTTTGACGAACGATAGTTACCAAATGATTTATGTATGTAGGAAGGTTGGATAG